Below is a window of Clostridiales bacterium DNA.
TTTTCCCGGATGAACGCCATGGCTTCCGCGCCGGTTTCCGCGACCGCGGTTTCATAGTCCTGCTCCAGGATCATCCGGAGGATCTCCCGGTTGACAAACTCATCCTCCACGATCAGGATCAGGCGCCTCCGGTCGGCGGAGGGAAGATCCGGCATGGTACTGATGAATTCCCGTTCAGTCATGCACAGTTTCTCCTTTGTTGGTTGGGTCGGAAAGAAACAGGCAGGCGGCGGACGGCACCGCCGTGAACTGCCGCTGATATGCTGCGCTGTTTCGCATTGTGCTATATTGATAAGAAATTATATCATAAAAGAAGTACAAATAAAAGCACCGGTTTCATCAAACTGCCGGAAGGCCGCTTTTGCAATGTCTGGTACCGTTTCTGCCCTTTTTTGACAGAAATTTGAAAAAAGTTTTGAAATGGGCATTGACAACTGACTTGCCGTGAGGCTATAATATACACGAAGTTTAGCGTTAAACCAACTGCATAAATATGACCCATAAAGATCAGGAGGCGGAAGAGATGAACCGGATATTCAGGATGGTATCGCTGCTGCTGGTTTTGTGCGTTCTCTGCGGAATGACGATGGCCGCCGGGGCGGAAGAAGTGATCGACGCGGACCTCACCTGCACGATCACCCTGGGCAACTGGCCCGCGGACACCGCGCCGGAAGCGGAGAAGGCCCTGTTTGAAGGCTACAAGGCTACGATGGCAAAACAGTATCCAAACGTGACGCTGGTGCCGGACTACTACTCCTACACGCTGAGCAACTACGTTCCCATGGCGAAGGGCGGCACGGCCCCGAGCATCTTCCAGCCCCCGTTCACCGATCCGCAGCTGCTGATCAGCCAGCACCTGGTGGGCGACGTGACGGACGCGCTGGAGCAGTTCGGCGTGCTGGAGCAGTTCAGCCCCTCCTATGTGGAGATGCTGGCGGATGAGAACGGCCGCATCTACGGCCTGCCCCGCGACGGCTACGTGCTGGGCATGCACATCAACATCGCGCTGTTCCGCGAAGCCGGGCTGATCGATGACGAAGGCCTGCCGATCTATCCGAAGACGCTGCAGGAGCTGGCGGAATACGGCCAGATCATCCGCGAAAAGACCGGGAAAGCCGGCCTGGTGTTCCCGGCCAGCGAAACCTACGGCGGATGGCTGTTCACCAACATCGCGTGGAACTTCGGCTGCGTCGGCGACAGCGCCCTGGAATACCAGGACGAGGACGGCCGCTGGATTTGCAACTTCACCTCGCCGGAGTGTATCGCCGCGATGGAATACATGCGGGACCTGAAGTGGAAGTATGACATCCTCAACGCGGACGCCACCACCACAGACTGGGCGGGCGCCCACTCCCTGCTGGGCACGGGCGAGGCGGCCATGAACTTCGCGGCGGACGACTCCGTGGACCAGCCGACGGCCAACAAGGGCCTGCCGGTGGAAGACTTCGCGCTGATCCCGTTCCCGGCGGGGGACGCGGGCCGCTACGCGCTGGCCGGCGGTACCTGCTACATGTTCGCCCCGAACATCACCAACGACCAGGCGGTCGCCCTGATGGCCTACCTGAAGATCCTGGGCAAGCTGCCCTTCCTGGATGACGCGATCATCGAGGGCATGCGCGCGGACTACGCGGCCAAGCGGGACCGCGGCGCCCCGGTTATCCCCGCGATCAGCGCGTGGACGGACGAAGCGTACAACAATGCCAAACAGGCCATCGTGGACGAGTTCAGCAATGTGGATATGCGCCTGTACGCGGACTTCTTCGACTCCCTGAGCGAAGGCACGATTACCCTCAAGTCCGAGGAGCCGGTGTTCGCCCAGCAGCTTTACCGGGAACTGACTGCCGTGGTACAGCGGATGATCACCCGGGAAGGCGCGGATGTGGAAAAGGCGCTGCGGAAGGCGGAAGAATCCTTCCAGGAATACCTGGACGATGAAATCAACGATTATTGACTGAATGAGCACTGAAGTCATGCCGGCCGGCGGTCCGGCCGGCATGTTTTTTGACAAGGCAGGAGATGATTCCATGAACGGACAAGAGACCCGGATCCGGACCCACGCGAAGCTGCGGGGCACCATCCAGTCCTGGCTGATTATGCTGCCCGGACTGCTGCTGATGACCTTCTTCGTATGGGAGCCGCTGTTTGAGAGCATCCGGATGAGCCTGTACAAGACCCGGAACGTGGAGCTGGTCCGGTTCATCGGGCTGGACAACTTCATCAGCGTGACCGGGAAGGACGATTTCCTGCAGGCGCTGCAGAACACCTTCTCCTATACGTTCTGGTCCCTGCTGATCGGCTTTGTGCTGCCGATCCTGCTGGCGATGCTGATCGGGGAGACCACACGGGGAAAGGGCTTTTTCCGCACCGCGGTGTACCTGCCCAACATGCTGCCGGGCCTGGCGGTGATTATCCTGTGGTCCGCGTTTTTCAGCGGCGAAAAGTCCGGCGTGATGAACATCCTGCTGAGCCGGCTCGGCGTGCCGCAGCAGTCCTACCTGACGAAGGCAGAGCTGGTGATCCCGATCATCATCGTGATTGCCACCTGGAAGGGTGCAGGCGCCACCGCGCTGATCTATATGGCGGGCATGTCGAGCATCAGCCCGGAGCTGTACGAGGCGGCGGCGATTGACGGCGCGTCCGTATGGAAGCGGATCTTCCATATCATGCTTCCGGCAGTCCGGAAGCTGGCGGGCACGCTGCTGATCCTGCAGATCATTTCCGTGTTCCAGATTATGTACGAGCCGATGGTGCTGACCAAGGGCGGGCCGGATAACGCGTCCCTGTCCCTGATGCAGCTGATGTGGCAGTATGCCTTCGGCGGATCCATGAACTACGGCAAGGCCTCCGCGGTGGCGGTGATCGTGACGCTGATCCTGCTGGTGATGACCGCAATTTACTCATACTTCAACCGCAAGGAATCCGACTGGGACTGAAAGGAGGGGAATGAAAATGAAAAAGCCGCTGCATACCGGCGTGATCCGGGAATACGACCTGCATTCCCCCTCCGTGAAGGCGGGGTACGGATTCATTATCTTCCTGTGCTGCCTGGTGGTCCTGCTGGCGGTATTCCCGCTGGTGTGGGTGATCCTGGCGGGCTTCAAAAACCTGAAGGAATTTGTTTCCAGCACGACCATCATTCCGGAATCCTTCAACCCGGAACCGTTTGTGACTACCTGGAACCAGCTGGGAATCGCGCGGAATTACCTGAATTCCCTGATCTCTGTGTTGGGCAGCGTGGCCTGCGCGCTGATCTTCAACGGCCTGCTGGGCTACGGCATCGGCATCCTGAAGCCGAAGGGGCACGGGGCGGTCCGGAAACTGGTGATGATCTCCCTGCTGATGCCGCCGACAATCAGCATCGTGCCGCTGTTCATGAACATCCAGAAGCTGCAGATGGGCAACTCCTTCCTGCCGCTGTGGCTGTCCTTCGGCGCCAACGCGATGTACGTGATCCTGTTCGCGCAGTTCTTTGAATCCCTGCCGTCCTCCATTATCGAGGCCAGCCGGATCGACGGCTGCAACCAGCTGCAGACCTTCTTCCGCATCGTGCTGCCCCTGTCCAAACCGATCTGCGCGGTGATTTCGATCTTCGCGGTCAACGCGGCGTGGTCGGACTTCCTGCTGCCGTACCTGGTGCTGCGCGGCGCGGACAAGCAGACGGTGATGGTCCGCCTGTTCGTGTTCAGC
It encodes the following:
- a CDS encoding extracellular solute-binding protein; translation: MNRIFRMVSLLLVLCVLCGMTMAAGAEEVIDADLTCTITLGNWPADTAPEAEKALFEGYKATMAKQYPNVTLVPDYYSYTLSNYVPMAKGGTAPSIFQPPFTDPQLLISQHLVGDVTDALEQFGVLEQFSPSYVEMLADENGRIYGLPRDGYVLGMHINIALFREAGLIDDEGLPIYPKTLQELAEYGQIIREKTGKAGLVFPASETYGGWLFTNIAWNFGCVGDSALEYQDEDGRWICNFTSPECIAAMEYMRDLKWKYDILNADATTTDWAGAHSLLGTGEAAMNFAADDSVDQPTANKGLPVEDFALIPFPAGDAGRYALAGGTCYMFAPNITNDQAVALMAYLKILGKLPFLDDAIIEGMRADYAAKRDRGAPVIPAISAWTDEAYNNAKQAIVDEFSNVDMRLYADFFDSLSEGTITLKSEEPVFAQQLYRELTAVVQRMITREGADVEKALRKAEESFQEYLDDEINDY
- a CDS encoding sugar ABC transporter permease, with protein sequence MNGQETRIRTHAKLRGTIQSWLIMLPGLLLMTFFVWEPLFESIRMSLYKTRNVELVRFIGLDNFISVTGKDDFLQALQNTFSYTFWSLLIGFVLPILLAMLIGETTRGKGFFRTAVYLPNMLPGLAVIILWSAFFSGEKSGVMNILLSRLGVPQQSYLTKAELVIPIIIVIATWKGAGATALIYMAGMSSISPELYEAAAIDGASVWKRIFHIMLPAVRKLAGTLLILQIISVFQIMYEPMVLTKGGPDNASLSLMQLMWQYAFGGSMNYGKASAVAVIVTLILLVMTAIYSYFNRKESDWD
- a CDS encoding carbohydrate ABC transporter permease — encoded protein: MKMKKPLHTGVIREYDLHSPSVKAGYGFIIFLCCLVVLLAVFPLVWVILAGFKNLKEFVSSTTIIPESFNPEPFVTTWNQLGIARNYLNSLISVLGSVACALIFNGLLGYGIGILKPKGHGAVRKLVMISLLMPPTISIVPLFMNIQKLQMGNSFLPLWLSFGANAMYVILFAQFFESLPSSIIEASRIDGCNQLQTFFRIVLPLSKPICAVISIFAVNAAWSDFLLPYLVLRGADKQTVMVRLFVFSTEQTVNADAMMRSVVFAMVPPIILFFIFQKQLTENAVSVGIKG